Sequence from the Mycteria americana isolate JAX WOST 10 ecotype Jacksonville Zoo and Gardens chromosome 5, USCA_MyAme_1.0, whole genome shotgun sequence genome:
ACCCAACCTAACAGTAGTTAATTTAGTGTTATCTAGAACTAATACTGAAAACTATACGCATATCCCTGTCTACATTCAATCATTAAACTACAATAATGCTGGTAAAATGGCAGGCTTAAATCTTACACTAGAAACACCTCTGACAAATATACACAAGCAAAGtatagagaacaaaacagatcAAGAAAAAATTCTCTCTATGAAACATCTGGTAAAACAcattatatttacatatacacatTGTCAACATAGTCGCATTCATTTGcataattatatattaataacaGAAAAACTTCACTTCTGCAAAGTACAGTACATCCTTCTTGAAAATAGGGTAAGGAGGGGTTAAAACAATCTCATGTTTAACAGGGGCTCTCAACCCACTTTCTGTGGATTGGCAGCCCGAACTCCTTGCTCATATGTGATCCGTTGTGTAATTAAATACTGTGCGGCCTGGGTTGCAGCTGGTGTTCCAGTAATGGTTACCTTGCGGTTTCTTGTGCCAGGTACGAATTCTCCCTTTTTAGAGATCTGTATCCTTGCACCAGTCAACTCCTGGTATTCAACTaatgttttccctccttttccaaGTATTGCACCAACTAAGTTTTCTGGCACTGCTATTTCAACTACATCCTTTGATCCATCTGTGGATTTTTCTGTTCCTAGAATGGCACTGGCAGCTAGGGGAGAAGCAGCTCCAAAATATCCATTGGttgcagcagtagcagcagccaGGCTACCTAATGCAAATGTCCCCGCCGTACCACCAGCAGTGCTGCCACTGGCTGAGGCTTCACTCGCATAGGTGGCCAACAaattggctgctgctgctgctgggttggcactggcagctgctgcagccaaagCCCCTGTAGCTGCTGCCTGACTTAGGCCTAAACCTAATGTATTGAGATTATATCCATAGCTGGCTAATGTATTAAGTGCAGAGGTGATGGCCACCAGGTCATTGCCTGTAAAGCCAGATAAAACTGCTGGAAAGGCTGCCACTCCAGCAAGGTTAGCATGTCCTAAtagccctgcagcagctgcagcagttggTAACACTTCAGCAGTGTTTGCATAAGGAGATCCGGTTGGATTGGAATTGGCCACTGGACCTGTGACATTGGCATAACTGATATTGAGACAGCTGCCACTCTGTGGATCCTCTTGTATCTTCTGGATGATAAGTTCAACAGCTTTTCGGTTTTGTTCAGGTTCTCCACTCACAGTGACAACCCTCTCTTGCAAGTTGATCCCATCAGGTTTCTGGGAAAGCTGCACCCAAGCCCCTGACTGCTCCATTATAGCCTTCACTGTAGCACCTCCCTTCCCTATTATCAGACCTGCTGTGCTGTTGGGAACTATAATCTTtacctgtaattaaaaaaaatatatataaataatacttCTGCTTTGTGCATAAACACTATAATATTTTGCTACCctataaaaggaaggaaaagaatgaagCAAGTTAGTTaccatgtttttaaaagaaaaggttaaaaaaaattagaaaaaaaatagagctcaTCACGCTTTTTAATGATCTGCATCTGTTTCAAATGTACAAtacaaaagaattaaagaaataacaggaaaatcaTATTTATCATTCTCCCACAGAATATACTGCTTTCAGCATAGTACATTTCAGACCAAAAGATTAAGCAAATGCAGGTATTATGCTCATATGGAAAGATTGTCTTAGATTGTATCAAAGTGAGTGTTTTCATCTGATTCCTCTCTTTCCAGGCTAATGTA
This genomic interval carries:
- the NOVA1 gene encoding RNA-binding protein Nova-1 isoform X2, which codes for MPQNVAKTEPVSILQPQTTVNPDRIKQTLPSSPTTTKSSPSDPMTTSRANQVKIIVPNSTAGLIIGKGGATVKAIMEQSGAWVQLSQKPDGINLQERVVTVSGEPEQNRKAVELIIQKIQEDPQSGSCLNISYANVTGPVANSNPTGSPYANTAEVLPTAAAAAGLLGHANLAGVAAFPAVLSGFTGNDLVAITSALNTLASYGYNLNTLGLGLSQAAATGALAAAAASANPAAAAANLLATYASEASASGSTAGGTAGTFALGSLAAATAATNGYFGAASPLAASAILGTEKSTDGSKDVVEIAVPENLVGAILGKGGKTLVEYQELTGARIQISKKGEFVPGTRNRKVTITGTPAATQAAQYLITQRITYEQGVRAANPQKVG
- the NOVA1 gene encoding RNA-binding protein Nova-1 isoform X1; the encoded protein is MMAAAPIQQNGTHTGVPIDLDPPDSRKRPLEAPPEAGSTKRTNTGEDGQYFLKVLIPSYAAGSIIGKGGQTIVQLQKETGATIKLSKSKDFYPGTTERVCLIQGTVEALNAVHGFIAEKIREMPQNVAKTEPVSILQPQTTVNPDRIKQTLPSSPTTTKSSPSDPMTTSRANQVKIIVPNSTAGLIIGKGGATVKAIMEQSGAWVQLSQKPDGINLQERVVTVSGEPEQNRKAVELIIQKIQEDPQSGSCLNISYANVTGPVANSNPTGSPYANTAEVLPTAAAAAGLLGHANLAGVAAFPAVLSGFTGNDLVAITSALNTLASYGYNLNTLGLGLSQAAATGALAAAAASANPAAAAANLLATYASEASASGSTAGGTAGTFALGSLAAATAATNGYFGAASPLAASAILGTEKSTDGSKDVVEIAVPENLVGAILGKGGKTLVEYQELTGARIQISKKGEFVPGTRNRKVTITGTPAATQAAQYLITQRITYEQGVRAANPQKVG